Proteins encoded within one genomic window of Oryza brachyantha chromosome 7, ObraRS2, whole genome shotgun sequence:
- the LOC102709667 gene encoding pentatricopeptide repeat-containing protein At4g18975, chloroplastic, which yields MAAASAPWVVAGLPPACQPPGSWPPPVPARCACRRPSASRWPPGSTSVSPSRNRGLSTFRPAAASFRVTASASLPPQADEPCAPTSRVSKKPNKQHHLWIRKDSAGSGKKALRLVNTVSKLPNEKEAVYGALDKWTAFEPEFPTIAAAKALEMLKRQRQWLRIIQVTKWLMSKGQVLTWTTYDTLLLALFMDGRMDEVESIWNNIIQTHTRSVPKRLFSRMILIYDIRHCPDKVLEIFADIEELGVHPDEDTTRRIGRAFAALGQEDKERLVLKKYLKKWKYIHFNGERARVRMGGPLA from the exons atggccgccgcctcggcgccgTGGGTGGTCGCGGGCCTCCCGCCCGCCTGTCAGCCTCCCGGCAGCTGGCCGCCTCCTGTGCCTGCGCGCTGCGCCTGTCGCCGCCCGTCAGCGAGCCGGTGGCCGCCAGGTTCCACGTCGGTGTCACCCTCGCGCAATCGCGGCCTGTCTACCTTCCGGCCTGCCGCCGCCAGCTTCCGCGTgaccgcgtcggcgtcgctgcCTCCTCAAGCCGACGAGCCCTGCGCCCCTACCTCCag AGTCTCAAAGAAGCCAAACAAGCAGCATCATTTGTGGATAAGGAAGGATTCAGCTGGGTCAGGGAAAAAGGCTCTTCGTCTTGTTAATACT GTTTCAAAGTTACCAAATGAAAAAGAAGCTGTTTATGGTGCATTGGATAAGTGGACTGCCTTCGAGCCCGAGTTCCCTACTATTGCAGCAGCAAAAGCTTTGGAAATGTTGAAAAGGCAGAGACAATGGCTAAGAATCATCCAG GTAACCAAGTGGTTGATGAGCAAAGGCCAGGTGCTGACATGGACAACATATGATACACTACTGTTGGCTCTTTTTATGGATGGAAGGATGGATGAGGTTGAGTCAATTTGGAACAATATCATACAAACTCATACACGTTCAGTTCCCAAGAGGTTGTTCTCCCGGATGATCCTGATATATGACATCCGCCATTGTCCAGACAAGGTTTTGGAG ATATTTGCTGACATCGAGGAGCTAGGGGTGCATCCAGATGAGGATACAACAAGAAGAATTGGAAGAGCATTTGCAGCTTTAGGCCAGGAAGATAAAGAAAGGCTTGTACTCAAGAAATACTTGAAAAAATGGAAGTACATCCATTTCAACGGCGAGCGTGCTAGGGTGCGAATGGGAGGACCTTTGGCATAG
- the LOC102717813 gene encoding isopentenyl-diphosphate Delta-isomerase I, which produces MAAAAAGADAGMDEVQKRLMFDDECILVDEQDNVVGHESKYNCHLMEKIESDNLLHRAFSVFLFNSKYELLLQQRSATKVTFPLVWTNTCCSHPLYRESELIQENHLGVRNAAQRKLLDELGIPAEDVPVDQFTPLGRMLYKAPSDGKWGEHELDYLLFIVRDVKVLPNPDEVADVKYVSREELKELIRKADAGEEGLKLSPWFRLVVDNFLMRWWDHVEKGTLNEAVDMETIHKLK; this is translated from the exons atggccgccgccgccgcaggggcGGACGCCGGGATGGACGAAGTCCAGAAGCGGCTCATGTTCGACGACGA ATGCATTTTGGTGGATGAACAGGACAATGTTGTTGGCCATGAATCAAAATATAACT GCCATCTGATGGAAAAGATCGAATCTGATAATCTACTTCACAGGGCTTTCAGTGTATTCCTGTTCAACTCAAAATATGAGCTCCTACTTCAG CAACGATCTGCAACAAAGGTTACATTTCCTCTAGTTTGGACCAACACCTGCTGCAGCCATCCTCTGTACCGTGAGTCTGAGCTTATACAGGAAAACCACCTTG GCGTTAGAAATGCTGCTCAGAGGAAGCTCCTGGATGAGCTGGGTATCCCAGCTGAAGACGTACCAGTTGACCAATTCACCCCTCTTGGCCGGATGCTCTACAAGGCCCCATCTGATGGAAAATGGGGTGAACATGAGC TTGACTACCTGCTGTTCATTGTCCGTGACGTGAAGGTACTCCCAAACCCGGACGAAGTGGCTGATGTGAAATACGTGAGCCGTGAGGAGCTGAAGGAGCTCATCCGCAAAGCAGATGCAGGAGAGGAGGGCCTGAAGCTGTCTCCCTGGTTCCGGCTGGTTGTGGACAACTTCCTCATGCGCTGGTGGGATCACGTCGAGAAAGGCACCCTCAATGAGGCTGTGGACATGGAGACCATCCACAAGCTGAAGTAA
- the LOC102709947 gene encoding uncharacterized protein LOC102709947 → MSKKKAATTMTLKDFHGGSIPSELPLPSAPGVSARPADRPLSSQSAAPVASGRPRAPASAAAAAVAAAAAVPSFLTNPSRIGRHFDEDERTPFEATTPRRPAPSPPSFAPSPAAVGPTRSGPGNAWGPRKEVAPAAAPLGSPVAAGGGQIWSAARMAQASAVEKVISGRWHSSKPSSPPAPVSIPVVETHVAPPEMERPKSVGVRELDGGMERGVAPVRPASHEGRVGEARDVEVPERPRASDVPERPRVGDVPERPKLKLLPRSKPVDATEPSPVYVEEKQVHQVPVVANAVLGEVTHDVHQNMLAGKTVVVVADAESRAVERPRLNLKPRSSAVGQSDESAPKERQSLFGGARPREQVLRERGIDALANDLEKTSPIGRSKNEFAKVEQKVEAMSINPSGEKAESFPTGSRGPRNADKKDYRRDTDRTDVYRSTRREDNRRVARDVEKPEPPRPEPETWRKPVEPPKPEVTAPRFGKGASAMELAQAFSKSMSDTVPQSRLTSVPSPKVPPSPGTRDQVGFSRLTDNRALHSSTSQRKINGY, encoded by the exons atgtcgAAGAAGAAGGCGGCCACGACGATGACGCTCAAGGACTTCCACGGCGGCTCCATCCCCTCCgagctccccctcccctccgcccccGGCGT CTCCGCGCGCCCGGCGGACCGCCCCCTGTCCTCCCagtccgccgctcccgtcgcgTCCGGTCGCCCACGCGCCccggcctccgccgctgccgcagctgtggcggccgcggccgcggtcCCGTCGTTCCTCACCAACCCTTCCCGCATCGGCCGCCACTTCGACGAGGACGAGCGCACGCCCTTCGAGGccaccacgccgcgccgcccagCGCCGTCTCCCCCGTCTTTCGCCCCGTCCCCGGCGGCCGTGGGGCCCACCAGATCCGGGCCCGGGAACGCCTGGGGGCCGAGGAAGGAGGTTGCTCCGGCCGCGGCGCCTTTGGGTTCCCCtgttgccgccggcggcggccagatCTGGTCGGCGGCGCGCATGGCGCAGGCCAGCGCTGTGGAGAAGGTGATCTCCGGGAGGTGGCACTCGTCAAAACCCTCGTCTCCACCGGCCCCTGTGTCGATCCCAGTGGTGGAGACTCATGTTGCACCACCGGAGATGGAAAGGCCCAAGTCAGTTGGGGTGAGAGAGCTGGATGGTGGCATGGAGAGGGGCGTGGCACCAGTGAGGCCTGCGTCGCATGAAGGCAGAGTTGGGGAGGCTAGAGACGTAGAGGTGCCAGAGAGACCTAGGGCCAGTGATGTGCCAGAGAGGCCCAGGGTTGGTGATGTGCCCGAGAGACCTAAGTTGAAGCTGCTTCCTCGCTCCAAGCCAGTCGATGCTACAGAACCGTCTCCTGTCTATGTTGAAGAGAAGCAG GTGCATCAGGTTCCAGTGGTTGCGAATGCTGTGCTGGGTGAGGTTACTCATGATGTGCACCAGAATATGCTAGCAGGTAAAACAGTAGTAGTAGTGGCAGATGCTGAGAGTCGAGCAGTGGAGCGACCACGATTGAATCTCAAACCTCGCTCCAGTGCGGTGGGACAGTCTGACGAAAGTGCTCCAAAGGAAAG GCAATCCCTCTTTGGTGGAGCTCGGCCCCGGGAACAG GTTCTCAGAGAACGTGGAATAGATGCTTTAGCAAATGACCTTGAGAAGACATCTCCAATTGGCAG GTCTAAAAATGAATTTGCAAAGGTTGAGCAGAAGGTCGAAGCTATGTCCATTAACCCTTCAGGTGAAAAGGCTGAGAGTTTTCCAACTGGCTCTAGAGGCCCAAGGAATGCTGATAAGAAAGACTACAGGAGGGATACAGATCGGACTGATGTGTATAGGTCTACACGAAGGGAGGACAACAGGAGAGTTGCTAGAGATGTGGAGAAGCCTGAACCACCACGCCCAGAGCCTGAAACCTGGCGTAAGCCAGTGGAGCCACCAAAGCCTGAGGTTACTGCACCTCGCTTTGGGAAAGGAGCGTCTGCAATGGAGCTTGCCCAAGCCTTCTCGAAGTCCATGTCTGATACAGTGCCTCAGAGTCGCCTGACAAGTGTTCCTAGTCCTAAAGTGCCTCCGAGCCCAGGGACCAGGGATCAAGTTGGCTTCTCAAGGCTCACTGACAACAGGGCATTACACTCAAGCACTTCACAGCGAAAGATTAACGGTTACTAA
- the LOC121054899 gene encoding uncharacterized protein LOC121054899 translates to MKLFAFVRRARRPSSPAAVEAEEPAAVVVAIDDAAAAHAEKRRRRPSGSGAAWKPTLGAISEDATVVSSSATKAKAKTVKAKARPSPRAVRSSDYDGFRHFGAPTVLPAFAPTAFLF, encoded by the exons ATGAAGCTGTTCGCCTTCGtgaggcgcgcgcggcggccgtcgtcgccggcggcggtggaggcggaggagccGGCTGCAGTGGTGGTGGCgatcgacgacgcggcggcggcgcacgcggagaagcggaggcggcggccgtcggGGTCGGGGGCGGCGTGGAAGCCGACGCTCGGGGCGATCTCCGAGGACGCCACGGTGGTGTCGTCGAGCGCCacgaaggcgaaggcgaagacggtgaaggcgaaggcgaggccgtcgccgcgcgcggtCCGGTCGTCGGACTACGACGGCTTCCG GCACTTCGGGGCACCCACGGTGTTGCCGGCGTTCGCGCCGACGGCCTTCTTGTTCTGA